GCGATCATCAGGCCGTTCCCGGTCGACCTCCCGACGGACTACGTCGTGCTCTTCGCGTTGGGGCCGGTGATCCTGGTCCCGTTCGCGCTGGCGGGGACCCTGACGACCGTCCACGGGCTGGTGCTTCTCGGGTTCTTCCTCCTGGCGTTCGGGTACATCATCCTCCGCGAGCGCCAGCGCGACACGCCGGTGTTTCGCAACACCGAGCTCGGCGAGTCGCTCCGGGCCGACGGCGGGGTCGCCGCGCCCCAGTCCCTCTCTGAGATCCCGGAGGACCGGCTCATCGGCGGTCGCTCCGCGTCCGGGTGGCCCTGGATGGTGCTTTCCGTCCTCGCGCTGGCCGGGATCGTGTTCGCGTCGATGCTGCTCGAGGGGGGTTCGGAGGTCGTCATGGAGGGGTTCGGCCTCGAACAGACCGTCTTCGGCGCCACCGTGCTGACGGCGATCCTGACGTTCGAGGACGTCATGCTGACGATCGAGCCGGTGCGGCGGGGCGTCCCAGAGATCGGCGTGGGGAACGTCATCGGGAGCGTTCTCTTCTCGGTGACCGGCAACGTCGGCGTCATCATGCTGCTCAGCGACCTCGAGATCTCCCGGTCGGTGTTGACGTTCCACCTCCCGTCGGTGATCCTCGTCACGACGCTGGCGGCGTACTTCCTCTACTCGGGGGAGCTCAAGCGCTGGCACGGCTTCCTCCTCGGCGGGCTCTACGCCGTCTACTGGGTGGTCGCGATCCTCGTCTTCGGTGGCGTTCCGATCGGCGGTTGATCGGCGCCGGTCCATTCGAGTCGGCGACCCCACCGACGGGGCGGGCGTCCGGCGGTCGCCGAGGCGAGCATTTTTATCTCGGTTCGACGCATACGTGAACGATGGACACGGTCGAACACTGGGTGCTCGACGACGACGACCGCGCGCTCGTCGAGCGGCTCGCGGCGGGGCTCGGCCGCGACGCGGCGCGGGTGCTGGCGTACCTCCTCCTGCGCCGCGACAACGACCGGATCGAACGGTCCCGGGCGACGTCGATCGAGATCCGCATCGGGACGGGACTGAGCGGGAAGGCAGTCGACGACGCCGTCTCGAGGCTCGAAACGCGGGACCTGGTCGAGCGAGCGACCCTCGAATCGTCCGGCGGCGGGCGACCGCCGAACGCGTGGCGGCCCGTCCGAGACCGCCGCGAGACCGTCGATCACGTGTACCGCACCCACTCTGACGCCCTCCTCGAGCGGGCGGCCGCAGTCGCGGACGTCGATCGGGAGCCGGGAGAGAGATCGGGCCCGCGAGGGAGATCGGGCCCGCGAGACGGAACGGTAGCGGGCTCGGCGCCCGAGCCCGACCGCGAGATCGCCGTCGCGCTCAACTGGCGCCCCAACGCGCTCCACCTCCCGCTGTACGCCGCCCTCGACGAGGGGGCGTACGAGCGACGGGGGCTCGACGCGAGACTCACCACCCATCGCGGCTCGCACCGAGCGCTCGAAACCGTTCTCGACGGGGAGGCGGACGTCGCTCTCGTCGGCGCCGGGTCCGTCGTCCGGGCGCTGGCCGCGGACCGCCCGGTCGCGCCGCTCGCCGTGCTCCACCAGCGGACCGCGACGGTGCTGTACGCGATCCGCGACCGCTTCGGCGAGCCGTTCGAGAGCGTGGATCAGCTGCGCGGACGGCGGATCCTCACCACGACGGGTTCCGAGACGTGTCTGCTCGCGAGGCTGTTCCTCTCGCAGGCCGACCTGCTCCGCGACGTCGACCTCGTCGACGCCGACGGCGAGGAGCGCGACGCGCTGCTCGCGGGCGACGCCGACGTGGCGACGGGGTCGTTCGCCGATCCGCTCGAACTGGAGGCGGCCGATCGGACGGTCGACGTCCTCTCGATCGGCGACCACTTCCCGATCTACGGGCTCACGCTCGTCGGCCCGGCGGATCTGTTCGATCGAACCGACGACCGCTGGCGGCGGTTCCTCGCGGGAACGGCGGCGGGCTGGGCGACGGCGCGGACCGGCCCCGACCCGGCGGCCGCGGCGGTGGCCGCGGAGACGGACGAGCCCGCGAGCGCCGTGAGCGACCGCTTCGCGCGGGCGGTCGAGTCGTTCGGGACGGGCGACGCGGTTCGCGACGAGGGATGGGGGTGGCACGGGCCGGCGACGTGGAACCGGCTGGAGGCCGCGCTGGAGCAGGGCGATCTGCTCGGTGAGACCCCGTGATCGAGCTCGACGGCGTGACCGTCGCGTTCGACGACGTCCGGGCGGTCGAGGACGTCGATCTGACGGTCGAGGAGGGGGAGTTCCTCACGGTGGTCGGCCCCTCCGGCTGCGGGAAGACCACGCTGTTGCGGACCGTCGGGGGGCTTCAGGAGCCGACCGCGGGTCGCGTCCGCGTGAACGGGCGGACGACGGACGCGGCGCGATCGAACGCGGAGCTCGGGTACGTGTTCCAACAGCACACGCTGCTCCCGTGGAAGTCGGCCGTCGACAACGTCGCGTTCCTCCGGGAGATGGCGGGGAAACCGGCCGATAGGGAGGGGGCGAGACGGCTCCTCCGCGAGGTAGGGTTAGAGGGGTTCGAGAGCGCTCGCCCGGCGGCGCTGTCGGGCGGGATGAAACAGCGGGTCGCCATCGCCCGGGCGATCCACCTCGGGGCGGACCTCCTGCTCATGGACGAGCCGTTCGGCGAGCTCGACGAGATAACGCGGGAGCGGCTGGGCGTCGAGATCCGCGGGCTCTGGCGGGCCGAGCGGAAGACGGTCGTGTTCGTCACCCACAGCGTCCCGGAGGCCGTCTTCCTGGCCGACCGCTGCGTCGTCATGGAGAGCGACCCCGGCCGGATCGTCGAGACGTTCGACGTCGACCTCCCGCGGCCGCGGACCGACGAGGCGTACAGCAGCGACGCGTTCCAGGAACAGGTCGCGGCGGTCCGCAGCGTGTTACACGAGGGGCGCTCGGCGTCGTCGACGGCCGGGACGACGCTCACGGGGCCATGAACGGCCGCGTCCGCGAGTCCGGGTCGCCGGTGACGGCGGCCGACGTGGCCCTCCCGCTCGGCGGCCTCGCGGCGGCGACCGGCGCGTGGTGGGCCCTCGTCGCCGCGCTGGATATCCCTCCGTACCTCCTCCCACCCCCGGACGCCGTCGCCGCGGTGATCCTCGGGAACCCGGGGCTGTTCGCCCGGAACGCCGCCGCGACCGCGGAGAAGGTCTCTATCGGCGGTAGCGTCGGGGTCGCCGCCGGGTTCCTCCTCGCGGTGTCGATCTCCCGGCTCCCGTGGCTCCGGCGCGCGGTGTACCCGTACCTGGTCACCGTGCGGGTGCTCCCGAAGATTGCGATCGCGCCGCTGCTGCTGATATACGTCGGCACCGGCACGGCGACCGCGGTCGTCTTCATCGGACTCATCGCGTTCTTCCCGATGGTGTTGAGCACGGCGGCGGGGCTCGATCGCGTCCCGGCCGAACAGCGGGACCTGCTGCGGTCGGTGGACGCAAACCCCTTGAACGCGTTCCTGCGGCTCGAACTGCCGTACGCCGTCCCGGACCTGTTCGCCGGGCTCAAGCAGTCGGTGACGCTCGCCGTCATCGGCGCCGTCGTCGCCGAGTGGATCGTCGCCGACAGCGGGCTCGGGTTCATCGTCCTCCTCGCCTCGGAGAACGTCCAGGTGGACCTCATGCTCGCCGCCCTCGCGGTGCTCGTCGCGCTCGGGCTCGCGCTGTACGGGCTGATAGTCGTCGCGCAACGGCGCCTCGGCTGGACGCCGACCGCCGA
Above is a window of Halorubrum depositum DNA encoding:
- a CDS encoding ABC transporter ATP-binding protein; translation: MIELDGVTVAFDDVRAVEDVDLTVEEGEFLTVVGPSGCGKTTLLRTVGGLQEPTAGRVRVNGRTTDAARSNAELGYVFQQHTLLPWKSAVDNVAFLREMAGKPADREGARRLLREVGLEGFESARPAALSGGMKQRVAIARAIHLGADLLLMDEPFGELDEITRERLGVEIRGLWRAERKTVVFVTHSVPEAVFLADRCVVMESDPGRIVETFDVDLPRPRTDEAYSSDAFQEQVAAVRSVLHEGRSASSTAGTTLTGP
- a CDS encoding ABC transporter substrate-binding protein, with translation MDTVEHWVLDDDDRALVERLAAGLGRDAARVLAYLLLRRDNDRIERSRATSIEIRIGTGLSGKAVDDAVSRLETRDLVERATLESSGGGRPPNAWRPVRDRRETVDHVYRTHSDALLERAAAVADVDREPGERSGPRGRSGPRDGTVAGSAPEPDREIAVALNWRPNALHLPLYAALDEGAYERRGLDARLTTHRGSHRALETVLDGEADVALVGAGSVVRALAADRPVAPLAVLHQRTATVLYAIRDRFGEPFESVDQLRGRRILTTTGSETCLLARLFLSQADLLRDVDLVDADGEERDALLAGDADVATGSFADPLELEAADRTVDVLSIGDHFPIYGLTLVGPADLFDRTDDRWRRFLAGTAAGWATARTGPDPAAAAVAAETDEPASAVSDRFARAVESFGTGDAVRDEGWGWHGPATWNRLEAALEQGDLLGETP
- a CDS encoding ABC transporter permease, encoding MNGRVRESGSPVTAADVALPLGGLAAATGAWWALVAALDIPPYLLPPPDAVAAVILGNPGLFARNAAATAEKVSIGGSVGVAAGFLLAVSISRLPWLRRAVYPYLVTVRVLPKIAIAPLLLIYVGTGTATAVVFIGLIAFFPMVLSTAAGLDRVPAEQRDLLRSVDANPLNAFLRLELPYAVPDLFAGLKQSVTLAVIGAVVAEWIVADSGLGFIVLLASENVQVDLMLAALAVLVALGLALYGLIVVAQRRLGWTPTAD
- a CDS encoding sodium:calcium antiporter; protein product: MNVSRLVVASLVVVLLVGFTAAPVAAQDGGEEAESGEGGIEGQIEGFIEGLGLAGAVVVLLVGAVILTVCVEKLISYLTRAALGLRVSLFTLAIVFTGIEFDDTVLALVLSAGDLEGAALGTALGTGLAIIGVTLALAAIIRPFPVDLPTDYVVLFALGPVILVPFALAGTLTTVHGLVLLGFFLLAFGYIILRERQRDTPVFRNTELGESLRADGGVAAPQSLSEIPEDRLIGGRSASGWPWMVLSVLALAGIVFASMLLEGGSEVVMEGFGLEQTVFGATVLTAILTFEDVMLTIEPVRRGVPEIGVGNVIGSVLFSVTGNVGVIMLLSDLEISRSVLTFHLPSVILVTTLAAYFLYSGELKRWHGFLLGGLYAVYWVVAILVFGGVPIGG